Below is a genomic region from Miscanthus floridulus cultivar M001 chromosome 1, ASM1932011v1, whole genome shotgun sequence.
tggcgaggtATAGTGGTGGTCCAGAGGGGCCGGTGTAGACCTGCAGGGACGACGGCGATGGTGGGGCACACCCCGTCGCTTCCAGCACGACTTTAGATCGGTTTTAGGGTTTGTCTGTAGGTGTacgagccctcacccccaccttccttttatgtgtgctgtgcgacaggggcccaccaaccggattagggttgggctcccccgatcagggagccgagataagggcccaataggccgttgagcctattggtggagatcaactaacactaGTATCATGCGCTTGTGACCtattttcagcctgttcgcttgctcgtaaacgatcgtaaatttccagctgagaacaagtatttttctctcacaccaaaccagccagcagtaaataatccacgatacgatacggcctcccgaacaggctgtttgTTTCTTACTCAATGCTCGTCTTGTTTCTTACTCTTCACAGTGATTGCGCTTAATGTGCAATTGTTCTTGAATTCATTGCTGAATTCTTGTGGGCATTTGTATCAAAATAACGAACAGCATTTTAAACATCATTTGCATTAGTTATCTTGCTAATTCTTGAATTTCTATCAGAAAGTTATTTAGATTGTGTCTGGTGTATCATGCGTAATCTTGATTCTACTTGGAAACACCACTCGCTCACTTTACAAAATGTTGCAGGTATGCTGTCATGGGGCAGCGACAGCCACTATTTCTTCACCCGGAACGACAACATGCCGACTGCTCTTTGGATATGGGATATATGCCGCCTTGAGCTTGCCGCTGTGCTTGTGCAGAAAGATCCAATCTGTGCTGCAGCATGGGACCCTACCTGCACACGCCTTGTTTTATGCAGGGAGAGCCCTCACTTGTACATGTGGACACCATCTGGTGCCTGTTGTGTCAACATCCCCTTGCTGAACTTCCGAATCCTGGATTTGAAGTGGAACTCGAATGGGAGCTGTCTCTTCCTGAAGGAGCGCGAATCTTTCTGCTGTGCCACAATCATTTCTGCCCTGCCTGAGGAAGAACCTGATCAATCTGATGATACTTCCGAAGATGAATGTATGGTATCATGGTATGTCTAGCAGAGCTTAGGCGAACGGAACTGGGAACTAACAATACAAAtgatcttgtgatgatgaatgaGTGATACAGACTGACTACTTAGCTACTTGTAGAATCCAGAATGAATACTGCATTACCATGAAATGATAAGGTCATTTTGCTGCTTAAATGGTAAATGATCTATCAGCTGGCACTACACAATGAACTGACAATTGTGTGCTTCTATTTGTTGTATTCTTGCTCTTGCTTGTCTGCTGTAGTTTCTCCAAGGTTGAACTGCTTGACTTTACTTGCTGGATCTTAATCCTACATATATTCAGTCATCAGGGTATTTTCATTCAGGGAGGTGAGGATTCCTTCTTGGTGTTGAGCCAGTCCTGGGGATTCCGTAGTGAATCCAAAGAGTACAATTCGAAGTGTAACTTCCGTATTGATTCCTTCTTGGTTGCCTGCATCGAAGTCCGAACCTAGCTCCCTAGATTCAAAAtgtaggccacgtttagttccccCGTATtccaaactttgacactatacaaaaagaagattccccgtcacatcaaacttgtggtacatgtatggagtactaaatatagacgaaatcaaaaactaattgcacagtttggttgtactctacgagacgaacgttttgagcctaattagtcaatttttggacaagtattaccaaataaaaacgaaaaggcACTGTAGCTGCAGTACCAGCGAAAATCAGGCGGCGCCGAATCGGTGAGCAACTAAACACGGCCGTAGCCTAGAGCGCTCTCAAAATACAGATTTCATTTGTGTTTCTAGTGAGCTTGGCTCGCATGGTGAGTGTCTTGATGATACTGTTATCATATAATTAATGTGTATTAGTTGATATTAGTGTGTTTTAAAGTAGATTAATTAAAATATTAAAAGTAAATTAGAGACACCTAGAGTAGTTGCACAAGTTAAATATTATAAGGTCacttgtttttctgtttttattttCGGCAGCACTAGCGTCTGGATGCCCGCGGCTACTCCGCCCCATCTGCTCAGATTCGCACGTCGCCCGCGCCAGCTCCGTTTTCCACGCTCGCATCCAAATTGCACACTTTAGATCCGCTGCCCACGCTGCTCGGATGACTCGCCCCCGCCTCTTCTACAATAGCACCGCGCGGCCTGTGCCTCCTCCCTACACCGTCGGTGATGACCTGCGCCTCCACGCGTTGGTGGCCGTGGCTTGGCCCTGCCTGCCTTTATGGACACCAATGCCGGCGGTCTGCACTTGCAACACGAAATACTCGAATGCGacatacatttgaaacagatgaaacatttgggacatacgcttgcaacatgtgtgtgaaacatatggattgtatccaaataaaataattgcaacatGAAAAAACACTTACTGCAATATAAGACTGAAACAGACATTTGGaatatactgttgcaacatatgtgtgaaaacatatgcaacatccaaataaaaaacGATCGCAATATACGtctggaaacagatgaaacattttgtacaaacacttgcaacatatataacatgtgcaacatccctcaatctacttttgcaacatccataagaaATAACTGCAATGTACCTTTGAAAtgactgaaacacctgaaacatacatttgcaacatatgagaGGGGAAGCATGGGCCGGTCGATTCCAGCCATCGGGGTCGGAGCCGCCTCTCTGAGCTGGATGTACTCTAACAGAACTTGGACTGTGAGGCCACCCCCAAGTCAACCCATCTCTCCTATGTGTTATCATCTGATTTTTTGTTATGCACTGCTGTACTTCTGAAGATGTGTCTTATAAAACCTTTCTTTTGGTGTTACCATATTCTAGATTACCAAATGATTCTTTTCACGTTGTTATAGCTTTTAAAGTATGATTACAAAATAAATGGATTTTTGTTCTGTATCATTTGATAGAATGATAGATAGAGAAGCCCATACTGACTCTTGTAGTTTACAAACCATATTTGTGTTATTATCTGCTGTCTCCATGGTATTTTGCCCTTTTATCACACTAGTTCAATCGCCTATTGAACAAAATTGCCATTGTGATGCCATTATATTATGTTATGAGCTAGTCCTTACATGTTTAATTCTGTATTTAATTTTCCCTATTTTTTGCCCTTTTCTAGATCCCGCACAGAGCGGAAACTCTCTGcattgggtacgcccttttttttattttctgttgTCAGAAAATGGCACCGAGGGAGGAGGCTCTAGAGTTAAATATGCTCTGATGGATGTTCCCATCACCTTACCTTCGATGAAACCAGCTACTGACAAGCCCAACCCCAAACAAGGAATTGGTGAGTTCCTTATGCCTTTTGCCACTCCAACTGATGCTTGTTGCAAGGTTCTATTCATGCGTATGGTTATCAGTTGTTTCCTTGATGATTCATGCATAGGTATCTAGTACTCTAGTATCATGCGCTTGTGACCTATTTTGTTTCTTACTCAATGCTCGTCTTGTTTCTTACTCTTCACAGTGATTGCGCTTAATGTGCAATTGTTCTTGAATTCATTGCTGAATTCTTGTAGTCATTTGTATCAAAATAACAAACAGCATTTTAAACATCATTTGCATTAGTTGTCTTGCTAATTCTTGAATTTCTATCAGAAAGTTATTTAGATTGTGTCCGGTGTATCATGCATAATCTTGATTCTACTGGTAGGGTGGTGTAGCAGAGCACCGGAACGGCGTAGAGCGCGGCGAAGCCAAAGTAGGCGTAGCCCATGGCCTGGAGCAGGGAGGCGCGGAGGAGTGGGCGGCAGGCGAGCAGGGAGTACCTCCTGGAGACACCGACGACGAGCATCCCAGACATCCAGTGCTTGTTCTGGACCAGCACATCGTTGAGGTTGGTGGGCACACTGCCGAGGAACATCGGTCGTGGCTCCGGGTAGCAGTAGGCGGACGTCCAGCCCCGCAAGAAGAAGCGCTGGTACCCCGTGAAGTAGTCCTCCACCACCGACCGGTACATGAAGCTGACGTGGGTGCCCCAGGCTGTGCCCGCCTCTTACGCGCAGGAGGCCACCAGCGTCAGGGTTGAGATGATCCGGGCTCGGTTGTCGTGCGTCGCCGTGAATCGTCGAGCTCGGCTGCGGTGCAGGGAGGCGGCGTCCGCGTCCGTATCCTGCTCAAACGCCACCGCCCTGCTcgcgcgccgccgccacagcctGCTCGCGTACCGCCATGTTGCTTGCGCGCTGCCGTCGTAACCTGCTCGCCGCTAGTGATGGGAGGAAAGGGAGGGGCTAGTGTGGCACGGTCAACGCTAGCTTGGCATGGTTAAAACCGCCCCACGTCCGACAAAACCGCCACACCCACGAcaaggtgctaaaagtgaacggttttgattGTTAGGGTACCAAcactagacggttttgtagttagAAGTTAAAATCAGACGAACATGATAGTTGAGGGGCAAAAGTGGATTTAATCCTTTATTTATCATGTTGGAGCTGTTTTGaaacttaggccccgtttggcagggcttcacttcactagtgaagccattttttttggcttcagctccacgaacagtttcaccggtggagctgaagcggttttggtaaaccgtttggcaaaatggcttccctgtgagagcatgtttttaggggcatggaggaggagccgggagaagccattttttttggctccatcccaccccaaatcactgtgagagcatgtttttaggtgcttcacaagtgaagctattttactttaccccgtttggtagaaaacggctccaaacggctcccgaagccggtggagaagccctgctTGCCAATTGGAGTGCTTTCACGTCAATGACTAGGCCCAATATGAAGTTTTCTAGGCCCACTATTTATCATGAGACAATTTTGGCTCAGACGATCTTTTCAACAGTTCGGCCCAAGAGGCCAAGCCCAAGCAGTTTTGTTCTCCAAGCAAAATGAGAGTAGcggcttttttttttgtcttttaaTTTCTAGTTGTTTTCTGTACATTGCTGAATATTTCTCTatgcaaaagtttgctaaatataTTTGTTGAGCAcacaaaaaattattttttttgaaatccaCAAAAAAACACTTGCTAATACAAGATCTAAAAACTAAAAGATTTGTTTACATACACATGCCTTTATCGAACTAAATACTATTTATCATCTTTCTTTTTGGTTAtggttctttttattttctttccctGCTTCCTGTGTGATGATGTAAATTTGTTCAGGTTACGAGTACTCAAGCTTGAATTTATTTTGAAGTCAATATGTCAAGATATATTTTTGAATCTGTGGTGTTATCTACCTCTGTATAGTGTGCATTGGTACTATCTTCATGTATCTGCTGCACTAAGTTGAACATTCAAGTGGTTATGTATGTCGGTGTTCTCCATATGAAAAAAAACTGGACCTGCGAGGGTATGACCACCCTCAGGCATTGCATTaaaaagaagaccttctcacgcaggcccAGAAAACCTCGAACCTCTGCCCCAcccttacacagcggcaccgtcgcCCTGTGAGAACGGGCCGGTCCTTAGATctatgttttggtgtaggacaaacgaggggatttttttaacctcaacctaaaattcgctcccacgaggagtcgaacccaggacctaagAAGTGCCATTGGGACGCTCTAACCAGTTGGACTAGAGGCCCTTTGGCGTGTTCTCCATATGAACTATCAATTTCTGACTGTTATCGATGTGTTCCCAACCGAGTTATTTTGTCGCCGATTTTTCGACATAATTGTTTTCATTTTTTCGACCGACATTTTTTATTTCGTTTTCGTTTCCGCATAAAAGTGCATAAATCAAAAGTGGTTAGATGCTTTTCTCAATCgtttcgaccgttttcatccctaacaaCCAAGGACGATGCCTTAGGCCTGCTAGCAGAGCTAGGGCACCTGCTGATGTCATCACTCCTATAGAGTCTTTCCCAGATGAGAGCTTTGACGATTACTTTACTATTTTGCTCGTAAACTAGTCTTTTTCTTCACATAAGTGCGATGGCTATCCCTTTGCAGGTTTGCACATAAACCCATCCGTTTTTCACCCCATAAAGAGTGTTGGTTATCCACTGTTTCCGGTGAAATAAAAAAGCACCGGATGGTCCGACCCACACAACCCATAACCAATGGACGGGCCAGTGCACATGTTTTCTCCATCTACGACCTACACGTTCTAGCGCTACTGTGGGATTATTCGATGTGCTCATTATCACCATCGTCAGACTGTCCGGTGCTCATGATTTTGCTATCTGTGACCTACGCTTTTCGTCATCGGCCCCATTCCGCTTGCTGAATTATAGCTGAAACTGGTTGAAAATAGTGTTCTGGCTAAAttcttgtgagagaaaaatactgttccgactaaaaaaataaactgaaTAGTGCTATTTtctaggtaagccgaacggggccattgacTCATTGTTGTGGAATTGTTCCGCGCTGGCATTATCGCTAGTGCCGAACTGTTTGGTGCTTGCACTTTCGATGATTTGCATTCCACACATTCTACTGCTATGGTGGTGTGTGAACACCTTTTGCACCAACAGAATGCATATATGTCCTTTGATATATATATTAGCTCCGTTCGTTTTGCCgaaaaaataaactgaaacactgttttggctgatttgttgtgagaaaaaacaaTGTTCCAGCTGAAAAGACAAACCgaaaagtacagattataagacAAATGAACAGAGCCATTGATGTTGAGACGATAGATTTAATGTTCTAGTGTACTAATCGCAACAAGTATATTTTTATTGTAGAAGATTGGACAACTTGTGGGCCCCGttcacgtgcccttaaacccgacttgatctgcttcttttttcagccggaacagtgttttcctctcacaaattcctctagatttatccagattcctccaagcgaacggggccgtgGTTGGAAGGTTTCAAGCATAGGTGAGTTTTTTTTGTGCATAAAATATGTTCGGTGATAGGTTTGTGATAAATCAGTTTGCTAATTTAATTATTTGATTGTCCCTCTGTTATCACACTCAGCATATGAGCATATCTGATGTCTCCTTGCCTCAATGTTACTTTAGTTTTACCCCTCATTTCCAATTGAGGGTCATTTAGTTTTATCATAAATAAAAAATTTCTTATTTTAAACAAAtggttttttaaaaaatatatcaaCTTCTGTAGCTTTACCAAGCTTTACCCGTCC
It encodes:
- the LOC136462782 gene encoding cellulose synthase-like protein G2, translating into MYRSVVEDYFTGYQRFFLRGWTSAYCYPEPRPMFLGSVPTNLNDVLVQNKHWMSGMLVVGVSRRYSLLACRPLLRASLLQAMGYAYFGFAALYAVPVLCYTTLPVESRLCMIHRTQSK